From the Gordonia bronchialis DSM 43247 genome, one window contains:
- a CDS encoding NUDIX hydrolase: protein MSTDPSTNPSDVSRDVVRGGRAAGQPEDTATTPAHPGQQPGAGRNRNRRGRRRRGGRKGEARTPERQPPDSPQRAGLPTTPTTAPPSDSAPPSPTRPPAGPAGATSAGTTPDAAQRPDSVPTPNDLARGRRRGATPVPDPDRVAASVDRLPVDPDRPRPRVTPPKPSDLVSVTATITKTGLTAAAKPSGKKRRRPPRPERPNGERLRTVRETSAGGLVISDLDLPVDELSAALIGRVDRRGRMMWSLPKGHIETGETAEQTAIREVAEETGIHGTVVAPLGKIDYWFVSEGRRIHKTVHHYLLRSVGGELSDADYEVSEVAWVPLHELPRRLTYSDERRLARMARGVIADLAADPHRLAKSEADSIRTEPNAYEKAAAARNQRRNETPPPVRSRRRRRRSRRPSAGDG from the coding sequence GTGTCCACCGATCCCTCGACCAACCCTTCAGACGTCAGTCGCGACGTCGTCCGGGGTGGTCGGGCGGCAGGTCAGCCCGAGGACACCGCCACCACGCCGGCCCACCCGGGTCAACAGCCCGGTGCCGGCCGCAACCGCAACCGCCGCGGCCGTCGTCGGCGCGGCGGACGTAAGGGCGAAGCACGCACTCCCGAGCGGCAGCCGCCGGACAGCCCCCAGCGCGCCGGCCTGCCCACCACGCCGACCACGGCACCGCCATCGGATTCGGCCCCGCCCTCCCCGACGCGCCCGCCGGCGGGACCGGCCGGGGCGACCTCCGCGGGGACCACACCCGACGCCGCGCAGCGACCCGACTCGGTTCCGACGCCCAACGATCTGGCCCGTGGTCGACGACGCGGTGCGACGCCGGTGCCCGACCCTGATCGCGTGGCGGCCTCGGTGGATCGTCTCCCGGTGGATCCCGACCGTCCGCGGCCGCGCGTCACCCCGCCCAAACCGTCGGACCTGGTGTCGGTGACGGCGACGATCACCAAGACCGGCCTGACCGCGGCGGCCAAACCGTCGGGGAAGAAGCGTCGGCGTCCGCCTCGCCCGGAACGGCCGAACGGCGAGCGGCTGCGGACCGTGCGGGAAACCTCGGCGGGTGGGTTGGTGATCTCTGACCTCGACCTTCCCGTCGACGAGCTGTCCGCCGCCCTGATCGGCCGGGTGGACCGGCGCGGTCGGATGATGTGGTCGTTGCCGAAGGGCCACATCGAAACCGGGGAGACCGCCGAGCAAACCGCCATCCGCGAGGTGGCCGAGGAAACCGGCATCCACGGCACCGTGGTGGCCCCGCTCGGCAAGATTGACTATTGGTTCGTCAGTGAAGGCCGCCGTATCCACAAGACGGTGCACCACTATCTACTGCGCAGCGTCGGCGGCGAATTGTCCGACGCCGACTACGAGGTCAGCGAGGTCGCGTGGGTGCCGTTGCACGAGCTGCCACGTCGGCTCACGTACTCTGACGAGCGGCGACTGGCCCGGATGGCCCGCGGCGTGATCGCCGATCTCGCCGCAGACCCGCACCGCCTGGCCAAGTCGGAGGCCGACAGTATCCGCACCGAACCCAACGCCTATGAGAAAGCCGCAGCCGCGCGCAATCAGCGCCGTAACGAGACGCCGCCACCGGTCCGGTCTCGTCGTCGGCGACGCCGTTCGCGCAGGCCGTCGGCGGGCGATGGCTGA
- a CDS encoding DUF6049 family protein yields the protein MADGLGRLQRRRRTRAPGRGVALLAALLLTALIAAPSTAQPAGTDERISFARIVVDTLTPTIVTTTSAPVVTVAGHVDNTSDRTVRDLTIRLERGAAVTSAAGLRSSLAVDHPPVAAAGGFRRLTDTLAPGGRADFTITMPLSTADGLQISRPGVYPLQVNVNGVPDYGSTAQVAGSRTLLPVLSLPPDADRASGYVQPATEDSGTTDDDIPGLGPDGSVSANLSSPARMTMLWPLAAPPQLAAGVLGAGTEPVRLISEDLARSLGDGGRLANLLAALSAVVGSPPPGTSGTSESTGDSGSDSSEPNSPQPPPAAAPLAGGLCLAIDSDLLVTVRAMSLGYVVSTDPGDPRSSTVEGTGSDTATRWLAELRRVASKLCVVALPFAQVDLTSLARVGNTALSAAALTSPADVVDAILGVRSIRNLAVPAVGAIDADGAGVLTGARVPGVAVSTGSIRPQSQPDDGGLYRLDGLGVATYEAPITAALGGLGTSPSIPTITPADQVVDLAAESDLSRRQAALAALAYPAISAPLSPRPGSPSSDDDAATPVAGRGALIVPPTYWSPTVADADALFDTARLLVDAGAASAESFPSLVEAVERARTPARLRNPPGVGPISRLSSVLTPTTTAAIRDDAETSWQLQGSLVSSADVDATPERYLSPLREDLLRAMRSPDVAGEPARAYLTGQQSQRVSAVSSTLQGMRSQVTILDPGGRYTLASERSPLLLVVRNDLDLPVRVKIATTGPADLDVGDVGVVEIPANGTRQIQLPTRAESSEATSVVITLSTVTGLPLGEPITLSLRSNAYGRVLFIVTIVAGVALVLLTARRLWHRFRGEPDPADLDRPEPDELERLLAGSSYQERRRTLQHEEERLFDDPPDPHADTGVAAESVTDTGDSGDTTSGTAGPR from the coding sequence ATGGCTGACGGCCTCGGGCGGCTGCAGCGACGACGACGCACCCGTGCGCCCGGGCGTGGTGTCGCCCTGCTCGCAGCGCTTCTGCTGACCGCGCTGATCGCGGCGCCGAGCACCGCGCAACCCGCCGGCACCGACGAGCGGATCTCCTTCGCGCGGATCGTCGTCGATACCCTGACCCCGACGATCGTGACCACCACCAGCGCCCCGGTGGTGACGGTGGCCGGTCACGTCGACAACACCAGTGACCGCACCGTCCGAGACCTGACGATCCGGCTCGAACGCGGTGCCGCGGTGACCTCGGCCGCCGGATTGCGCAGCAGCCTGGCCGTCGATCATCCGCCTGTCGCTGCTGCGGGCGGGTTCCGGCGTCTCACCGACACCCTGGCACCGGGTGGGCGGGCCGACTTCACCATCACGATGCCGCTCTCGACCGCCGACGGTCTGCAGATCTCGCGGCCCGGCGTGTATCCACTGCAGGTCAACGTCAACGGCGTCCCGGATTACGGCAGCACCGCACAGGTCGCCGGGTCGCGCACGCTGCTTCCGGTGCTGTCACTGCCACCCGACGCCGATCGGGCGAGTGGCTATGTCCAACCGGCGACGGAGGACTCCGGCACCACCGACGATGACATCCCCGGCCTGGGACCGGACGGCTCGGTGTCGGCGAATCTGTCGAGCCCCGCGCGGATGACGATGCTGTGGCCGCTGGCCGCTCCCCCGCAACTCGCCGCGGGAGTGCTGGGTGCGGGTACCGAGCCGGTGCGTCTGATCAGCGAGGACCTGGCCCGTTCCCTGGGTGACGGTGGCCGGCTGGCGAACCTGCTGGCCGCGCTGAGTGCGGTCGTCGGAAGCCCGCCGCCGGGCACCAGCGGAACGTCGGAGTCCACCGGGGACTCCGGGTCGGACAGCAGCGAACCCAACTCCCCTCAGCCGCCACCGGCCGCTGCCCCGCTGGCGGGCGGGCTGTGTCTGGCCATCGATTCCGATCTGCTCGTCACGGTGCGGGCGATGTCGCTCGGATACGTGGTGTCGACCGATCCGGGCGACCCTCGCTCGTCGACGGTCGAGGGCACCGGCAGTGACACCGCGACGCGCTGGCTGGCCGAGCTGCGCCGGGTCGCGTCGAAGCTGTGTGTCGTCGCGCTGCCGTTCGCCCAGGTCGATCTCACCTCGCTGGCCCGCGTCGGCAACACCGCCCTGAGTGCGGCCGCCCTCACCTCCCCGGCCGACGTCGTCGACGCGATCCTCGGTGTCCGCAGCATCCGGAATCTGGCCGTCCCGGCGGTGGGCGCCATCGACGCGGACGGCGCGGGCGTCCTGACCGGCGCGCGAGTACCCGGGGTCGCGGTGAGCACCGGTTCGATCCGGCCGCAATCACAACCCGACGACGGCGGGCTCTACCGCCTCGACGGTCTGGGTGTGGCCACCTACGAGGCCCCCATCACGGCCGCGCTCGGCGGCCTGGGCACCTCCCCCTCGATCCCCACCATCACACCGGCCGATCAGGTCGTCGACCTGGCCGCGGAGTCCGACCTCAGCCGTCGTCAGGCCGCCCTCGCCGCGCTGGCCTACCCGGCGATCTCCGCGCCGCTGAGCCCGCGCCCCGGGTCACCGTCGTCCGACGACGATGCCGCGACACCGGTAGCCGGCCGCGGAGCGCTCATCGTGCCGCCGACGTACTGGTCACCGACCGTCGCCGACGCCGACGCTCTCTTCGACACCGCCCGCCTGCTGGTGGATGCCGGTGCGGCGAGCGCGGAGTCGTTCCCGTCGCTCGTCGAGGCGGTAGAGCGGGCCCGTACCCCCGCACGATTACGCAACCCACCCGGCGTCGGTCCGATCTCGCGGCTGAGTTCGGTACTGACGCCGACGACCACCGCCGCCATCCGCGACGACGCCGAGACGAGCTGGCAGTTGCAGGGGTCGCTGGTGTCCTCCGCCGACGTCGACGCCACGCCCGAACGCTATCTCTCCCCGTTGCGCGAGGATCTGCTGCGGGCGATGCGCAGCCCGGATGTCGCCGGTGAGCCGGCACGCGCCTACCTCACCGGGCAGCAGAGTCAACGGGTGTCCGCGGTGTCATCGACGCTGCAGGGCATGCGCTCACAGGTGACGATCCTGGATCCGGGTGGCCGCTACACCCTGGCGTCCGAACGCAGCCCGCTGCTGCTGGTGGTGCGCAACGACCTCGATCTGCCGGTGCGGGTGAAGATCGCCACGACCGGTCCGGCTGATCTGGACGTCGGTGACGTGGGCGTCGTCGAGATCCCCGCCAACGGCACCCGGCAGATCCAATTGCCTACGCGCGCAGAGTCTTCCGAGGCGACATCGGTGGTGATCACCTTGTCGACGGTGACCGGCCTGCCGCTGGGTGAGCCGATCACGCTCTCGCTGCGGTCCAATGCCTACGGCCGGGTGCTGTTCATCGTCACCATCGTGGCGGGTGTCGCGCTGGTGCTGCTCACCGCGCGCCGGCTGTGGCACCGGTTCCGCGGTGAGCCCGACCCGGCCGACCTCGACCGCCCGGAGCCCGACGAGCTGGAACGACTCCTCGCCGGCAGCAGCTATCAGGAACGACGCCGTACCCTGCAACACGAGGAGGAACGACTGTTCGACGACCCGCCGGACCCCCACGCGGACACCGGGGTGGCCGCCGAATCGGTCACCGACACCGGCGACTCCGGCGACACCACGAGCGGGACGGCCGGTCCGCGATGA
- a CDS encoding murein biosynthesis integral membrane protein MurJ — protein sequence MIPERPGPTVTDDEESSTGLARDSDSSILRTSGSIALATLFSRITGFVRTVLILALLGATVASAFQAADVLPNMIAEVLLGAVLTAIVIPLLARAEAEDADQGASFINKIFTLTVVVLGIGTVVAIAAAPLLTSLNVDNDALRPLATGLAYFLLVEILFYGLTALFIAILNLRGYFKPGAWAPVLNNVIQISALITYSLMPGELTLNPVRMTDPQLLVIGVGCALGVVMQAVILLPFLRRAGVRLRFEWGLDARLRKFGNMALAVVCYVAVLQVGLVITYRIASAASDSGISIYFTHWQLLQLPYGVLGVTILTAIMPRLSRNAAADDTKAVVDDLSLATRLTTVALVPVVAFMTFFGPALAIAVFNFGRFDATTADQLGSVLAWGAFTLIPYSMTLVQLRVFYAREDAWTPTLMVLGITAVKVVSSYLGPVLFDDPDLVVRWVALSNGLGYLVGAVVGHYLLRKRLGYRSLLHVTRTMLLTIAVSVAVAAVVWTASELSGLHHLVDEAGKIGSLAYLVLTAAVTLGVIYALLAALGVPDVVSIGNTVRRLLGRFIPALAPPPDPQPERSATITVQFPRVTDDESLPYSGQVQVLRRFDRGTATWQSYSVHSGGAAGNRDAPRLHAVPRPPAPPRDMRYRRKGVRRVSESEVDTTSPSPDPTTPEPPSADHTESASPTATSGAAGRDAAPTPPDTTPSAPGPRRPRGPRLVPGAAVAGGRYRLLDHHGGTRGLQFWRALDVNLDRNVALTFVDADQLAPPPERGVAVKTSDQGPQAVLSRTLLLGQVNSDGVARVLDVVRGSSGGIVVTEWVEGSSLADVAASGPSPIGAARAVRSLAAAAEIAHRSGGALSIDHPDRIRISNDGNAVLAFPGTLAGDDKASDVRGLGAVLYALLLNRWPLDGPSGSRLVTTDDTTEPVGGLPIARPGADGAPIEPREANSDIPFEISAVAARALDGTRGIRTAATVQHVLDQATVLDLNTDMLPAIGRDDDPPVSVTTRSDTGEDPRKRRNVGLLVGAGLLAVFLVIALVVWASNIFGGDDGSSDIDSIITSSAPPSTPAPPGTAAPQAGTPVALRSVTVKDFSSQPPDPSANVGNVISGAPPAWRTDPYDRTPNFGGLKDGLGLMFDLGTQQAVKTVTIRTSTPGYSVSIRTAPGANPLFTQTTEVASGTVDQPVTTLTVANPQASRFVMVWITSLPPTANPSGRYQAEVAQVSMTS from the coding sequence GTGATCCCCGAACGGCCCGGGCCCACCGTCACCGACGACGAAGAATCCTCCACCGGACTCGCCCGCGACTCCGATTCGAGCATTCTGCGGACCAGCGGTTCCATCGCGCTGGCGACCCTGTTCAGCCGCATCACCGGATTCGTCCGCACGGTCCTCATCCTGGCGCTGCTCGGCGCGACGGTGGCCTCCGCATTCCAGGCCGCCGACGTCCTGCCGAACATGATCGCCGAGGTGCTGCTCGGCGCGGTCCTCACCGCCATCGTCATCCCGCTGCTGGCGCGCGCGGAAGCCGAGGACGCCGACCAGGGCGCGTCGTTCATCAACAAGATCTTCACGCTGACCGTCGTGGTCCTCGGTATCGGGACCGTGGTCGCGATCGCCGCGGCACCGCTGCTGACCTCACTGAACGTCGACAACGACGCATTGCGGCCGCTGGCCACCGGGCTCGCGTACTTCCTGCTTGTCGAGATTCTCTTCTACGGGCTGACCGCCCTGTTCATCGCGATCCTCAACCTGCGCGGCTACTTCAAGCCGGGTGCCTGGGCACCGGTGCTCAACAACGTCATCCAGATCTCCGCGCTGATCACCTACTCGCTGATGCCCGGCGAACTCACCCTCAACCCGGTGCGGATGACCGATCCCCAGTTGCTGGTGATCGGCGTCGGCTGCGCGCTGGGTGTGGTGATGCAGGCCGTCATCCTGCTGCCCTTCCTGCGTCGCGCGGGTGTCCGGCTGCGTTTCGAGTGGGGCCTGGATGCGCGTCTGCGCAAGTTCGGCAACATGGCGCTGGCCGTGGTCTGCTACGTCGCGGTCCTGCAGGTGGGGTTGGTCATCACCTACCGGATCGCGTCGGCCGCCTCGGATTCCGGTATCAGCATCTACTTCACCCACTGGCAGTTGCTGCAACTGCCCTACGGGGTGCTCGGGGTCACCATCCTCACCGCCATCATGCCGAGGCTCTCGCGCAACGCAGCCGCCGACGACACCAAGGCCGTGGTCGACGATCTGTCGCTGGCCACTCGCCTCACCACCGTCGCGCTGGTGCCGGTGGTCGCGTTCATGACGTTCTTCGGCCCGGCCCTGGCGATCGCGGTGTTCAACTTCGGCCGCTTCGACGCCACCACCGCCGACCAGCTCGGTTCGGTGCTGGCCTGGGGTGCGTTCACCCTCATTCCCTACTCGATGACCCTGGTTCAGCTGCGCGTGTTCTACGCGCGGGAGGACGCCTGGACGCCGACGCTGATGGTGCTGGGCATCACCGCGGTCAAGGTGGTGTCGTCGTATCTGGGTCCGGTGCTGTTCGACGACCCCGACCTCGTGGTGCGCTGGGTCGCCCTGTCCAACGGCCTCGGCTATCTGGTGGGCGCCGTCGTCGGGCATTACCTGCTGCGCAAGCGTCTGGGTTATCGGAGCCTGCTGCACGTGACGCGCACGATGCTGCTCACCATCGCGGTGTCGGTGGCGGTGGCCGCGGTGGTGTGGACGGCATCCGAGCTGTCCGGGTTGCATCACCTCGTCGACGAGGCCGGCAAGATCGGGTCACTGGCCTACCTGGTGCTGACCGCGGCGGTGACGCTCGGCGTGATCTACGCACTGCTCGCCGCGCTGGGCGTGCCGGATGTGGTGTCCATCGGGAACACGGTGCGCCGCCTGCTCGGTCGGTTCATCCCGGCGCTCGCACCGCCTCCCGATCCGCAACCAGAGCGTTCCGCAACGATCACGGTTCAGTTCCCGCGCGTCACCGACGACGAGTCGCTCCCGTACTCTGGTCAGGTGCAGGTGCTGCGCCGGTTTGACCGGGGCACCGCCACCTGGCAGTCCTATTCGGTGCACTCCGGCGGGGCCGCCGGTAACCGGGACGCGCCGCGGCTGCACGCCGTTCCGCGCCCCCCGGCGCCGCCCCGTGACATGCGCTATCGGAGGAAAGGAGTTCGACGCGTGAGCGAGAGCGAGGTCGACACCACATCGCCGTCCCCCGATCCCACCACCCCGGAACCGCCCTCGGCCGATCACACCGAATCTGCCTCTCCCACCGCCACATCGGGAGCCGCCGGCCGCGACGCCGCCCCCACCCCACCGGATACCACCCCATCGGCCCCCGGTCCGCGGCGGCCGCGTGGACCGCGCCTGGTGCCCGGTGCCGCCGTCGCCGGCGGACGCTACCGATTGCTCGATCACCACGGCGGCACACGCGGACTGCAGTTCTGGCGTGCGCTCGACGTCAACCTGGACCGCAACGTCGCGCTCACCTTCGTCGACGCCGATCAGCTCGCCCCACCGCCGGAGCGCGGCGTCGCGGTCAAGACCTCCGATCAGGGTCCGCAGGCGGTTTTGTCGCGCACTCTGCTTCTGGGACAGGTGAATTCCGACGGCGTGGCCCGAGTGCTCGACGTGGTGCGCGGCTCGTCGGGTGGCATCGTCGTCACCGAATGGGTCGAGGGTTCCTCGTTGGCCGACGTCGCCGCATCCGGGCCCTCGCCGATCGGTGCCGCACGGGCGGTCCGCTCGCTCGCCGCGGCCGCGGAGATCGCACACCGTTCTGGTGGCGCCCTGTCGATCGATCATCCCGATCGCATCCGCATCAGCAACGACGGCAACGCCGTCCTCGCTTTCCCTGGCACCCTCGCCGGTGACGACAAGGCCTCTGACGTCCGCGGCCTCGGTGCGGTGCTCTACGCACTGCTGCTCAACCGCTGGCCGTTGGATGGTCCGTCCGGGTCCCGGCTGGTCACCACCGACGACACCACCGAGCCGGTCGGCGGATTGCCGATCGCCCGTCCGGGCGCCGACGGGGCACCCATCGAACCCCGGGAAGCCAACTCCGACATTCCTTTCGAGATCTCTGCTGTCGCCGCTCGGGCGCTCGACGGAACGCGCGGTATCCGTACTGCCGCCACCGTGCAGCACGTACTGGATCAGGCAACGGTGCTCGATCTCAACACCGACATGCTGCCGGCCATCGGACGCGACGACGACCCGCCGGTGTCGGTCACCACCCGCTCCGACACCGGCGAGGATCCGCGCAAGCGCCGCAACGTCGGGCTGCTGGTCGGCGCCGGGTTGCTGGCAGTGTTCCTCGTCATCGCGCTGGTGGTGTGGGCGTCGAACATCTTCGGCGGTGACGACGGATCCTCGGACATCGATTCGATCATCACCAGCAGCGCCCCGCCGTCGACCCCTGCACCGCCGGGAACCGCTGCACCACAAGCGGGTACACCGGTCGCACTGCGTTCGGTGACGGTCAAGGACTTCTCCAGCCAGCCACCGGATCCGTCGGCGAACGTCGGCAATGTCATCAGCGGCGCACCGCCGGCGTGGCGTACCGATCCCTACGACCGGACACCCAACTTCGGCGGCCTCAAGGACGGACTGGGGTTGATGTTCGACCTCGGCACCCAGCAGGCCGTCAAGACGGTGACGATCCGCACCTCGACTCCGGGCTACTCGGTGTCCATCAGGACCGCGCCGGGCGCGAACCCGTTGTTCACCCAGACCACCGAAGTCGCCTCCGGCACAGTCGATCAGCCGGTCACCACACTGACCGTCGCCAACCCCCAGGCGAGCCGCTTCGTCATGGTGTGGATCACCTCGCTACCGCCGACAGCCAATCCGTCGGGCCGCTACCAGGCCGAGGTG